One Ostrea edulis chromosome 6, xbOstEdul1.1, whole genome shotgun sequence genomic window, tttgaacaaacttgaatcccctacaCATTTAAGATTTTCTTATATGtcaccatgtaaaactttgataccctaatgtggccctaccctaccctCAGTTGTCATGATcggaacaaatttgaatatacTCTAAATTAAAAAGCTTTCACATAgatatttaattattattattttattattattatacaaaatttataaagcgctaaatataatataaaattactATAAAGCGCTGTACATAAAACACTTGTGGACATAAGAGCATAAAACTTACTTAATAGTTACTAGAGCTTAAAATGCAAGTTAAAAAACGCTTAAGAATATACATATAACTTTAAAAGGACTAGTAATGTTCACATGTAAAATTGCTGTGTTGTCCATTGTAATAGGTCAATTTAAAAATGAGCAATTTTAAATAAACACTAAGAAGAATCTGGGTAAGCAATGGTAAAAAGGTAAGTttttaataactttttaaaacgAATAAAATTCCTCTCAGATCTCGGGTCTTGGGGTAGATTGTTCCACAGTGTAGCACTCACCACGTCGAACCGTCTGTGCCCACATGTCTTAGTATATGCACGTGACTGCACCAGAAACATAGAGTTTTCTGATCGCAGGGATCTACAAGGTGTGTAAAATTTGACAAGTTCTTGTAAATATAATGGCGATGTTCCAGCTTTAAAAGTCTCTAGTTGTTCTACAGGAAGCCAATGTAAATTTACTAACACGGGTGTTATGTGGTCATATTTCTTTGTACGTGTAATGATCCTGGTGGCGGTGTTTTGAATCCTTTGGAGTCTAGTCAGGGAACTGGCACTTATACCGTACAGTAAGGCATTGCTATAATCCAGACGAGAGGTCACAAGTGACATATAAGGGTCTTACAAGCACTCTCCGATATTAACGGTCCAATTCGGCCAAAATTACGTAGTTGATAGTAACACGATTTAGCGATGCTTCGAACCTGGTGGTCCATATTTATCATAGAATCAAAAAAGATTCCTAGGTTTTTCACACATgatgaaacgttaattttggtTCCGTCAAAGTTGATGctgaattcattaaaataattaatcCTGTGTTTTGGTGCGAAGACAAGAAGCTCCGTTTTTCTTGATTTAACTTTAGGAAGTTGAAACGCATCCAAGAACTAATATCAGGTAGGCAAATTTGCAAACGAGATGTTATGTTAATCCAGTTGTTGGTAGGTGTTATTGCTATATACAATTGAGTATCATCTGCATAGCACTGGAAACTCATGTTATGTTTACGGCATATATCACAAATTGGCTTAGCAAACAGACTGTATAGCTTTGGTCCAAGGACCGACCCCTGAGGAACACCAAATTCCAGATGGAAGTCTCTGGACTCTGAGCAACCTATAGCAATGCGTTGATATCGATCACTGAGGTATGACCGCACCGGTTATGCCAAAAGAAAATTCTAGGCGTTAATCTTATGgcctggtggttcttgagaagatttttatagattttccttatatatttgcatgtaaaatttgatcccctattgtggccccaccttacccctagggatcatgatttttaacaaacttgaatttccactatgtcaggaagctttcatgtaaatttcagcttttctgtcccagtgattcttgagaagaacatttttaaatggtCCCAccataattttgcatttttgtgattacatcccctttgaagggagcatggtccttcatttcaacaaattttaatccctttcacccaaggatgatttgttccaagtttgattgaaattggcccagtggttctagagaagattttcctatatatcaacatgtaaaacttttatcctctTATGTGTCCCCAACAttccccctggggccatgatctgaacaaatttatatcaggaagctttcaggtaaatctccactcttctgGACcattgattcttgagaagattgctgaatgaccccaccctatttttgcttttttgtgattatctccccctttggtctttcatttgaacaaacttgaatccccgtcaccaaaggatgctttgtgccaagtttggttgaaattggcccagtggccctggagaagaagatgaaaatgtgaaaggtttaagccgacagacaacggaatttttttatcagtaaagctcatttgagccttcggctcaggtgagctaaaaatactcACATGAAATGCTGATCCTCATTAATATACATGGACATCATAAACTGACATGGAAAAcaatctaatttttaaaaattagactTGTAAATTCGCCCCTCTACTATATGCCCCGGACGTATTCAGAAAGGGCAAACAATTCTTCATTAATTGCTTTGAAACTTGAGTTACTTTCAAATAGGAAATAGTGAGGTCAGGGTCACAGAGAAGGTCAAGTTCGAAAAATAATGCCACATTTGAATAGCTACCACTAATATGTCTCGGTGTAAgagttttcataaaatattatattgtcaataatttttttttttttagacttgCCTAGGTGGTCCAGCGACTATTTCATGTAGGAGATTTGATTCCGTACGTTGTGAGTTCAAGGTAAGTaggacctctctctctctctctctctctctctctctctctctctctctctctctaaggTTTTTAActttttagatcacctgagtaaactcaggtgacctatagcAATCGGTTGTcatccgtcgtcgtccgtcatGCGTTAAGAAttgaaacatttttaacttcgtcttgataactacctgtccaattcttttcaaatttgttatgaagcatctttggtacaagggggacataaattgtaaatttcaggtctccagcacccctggggccttaggggcggggcaaaaactccccaaaattgaccaattttcaaaaatcttcttctcaagaaccgcacatgtgtaagaaaaactaaatgcatggtgatggagagcaggaaggcctctaccaaaatcgtaaacttcctgatccccggggtaggagttctgaccccagggcggggccaaacatGTTATATGgcgtttatgtgtaaaacacttaaacataatatcttctttagtgctattgataataaattgaaactaaatggctatttagaaagagcacgtagccctttaccaaaattgtaaatttgatgatcccaggggtaggggttttggtatcagggtggggccaaaatggtcagttattgaaTGTGTGAGTAATAGACATTTTTaccttcttcttgataactatcctTGCAATTCTTTATTCAattctttgatgttttaatgttaataaacctattatttaaagactttcatcagtgtatacaCTTTTGAaagcagtgaagttttaagaacacattttgttttatactgttactgaatttagcttagatattcagaacaggaatttttgttttagttttcatagcccatggaagtagtgatactttttcactagtgttcaggtgaccgataaggcctgtgggcctcttgttaacatAAAGCAAAACAGTTTgtaatcattcatatatatatatatatatatatatatatatatattgtgaccCAATaactaatatttacatgtaaatatcccatgcaaggtgaagataacgaacagtgatcaattgtTTACTTACTTTATGCATGTCCTCGTAATACAGTACCAACACGCTGTCCGGGTTCTGAAGAGCCACCTTTTCCCACTCTAACTCCTGATCAAACCAGCTTATATACGCACAATcttatttaaaaatgaaatgcatacAATTCATTACGAACAAGGTTTTCAAAGTTGTTGTAGATTATTGTATTTGACCAATACAGTAGTACACACTATCAAATTAATTTCTTCGTAACAGAGCTTGGGATCAACCCTTACATTGTCTTGGtttaatacgcaatttccgagttaccaaaatagttctttccctttgtggaactcttacgcacagtgagacccAAAACATATTTTCGTCTACACGGGGTGGGTATAAATGCTTATcactgccttcatatattgcctaaaggccgattatcagacatcaggcaatcacccaaactgcagggaaaCACATTATTAGTAAGTTTACGAGTGTTTGATAATAAAGTAGcgcaaacaaaaatcgatattACCATCTTTCTTTCATtgaaatatcactcgtgcagaaaaggaaatttaaaaaaattcatatttaatttaatgaccTAATTCAAACAGATATTGTTCTtaatatggtcagtttaatgtataccaacggctgatataaacaaaatttacacttttataacttttatccttatttacatagttgtctataatatatgtatacatcctatacccacccaagcgttcaacagaatactaaacgtacctccatcacagaagagctgatatctctgAAGTCGCCTATTGAATTGTTCACATTTAATTTGCATCACTAATTCGAGAATGTTTCATGTCGCATACTGACTGCAGCGACAGTACTGAGTGTACAGCTGGCCTGCTCCGACGTGTTGGTGTgcgtgtttgtgtgtgtgtgtgtgtgttagtgtgtttgcgtgtgtgtgtgtgtgttagtgtgtgtgtgtgttagtgtgtgtgtgtgtcacgTACGATCCCTCTAGTGACACAGAATGTCTGTTTAACCGAGGAATTGGAACTCACGGCTAATGTTACGACACGGCTTTCAAACGAGATCTCCATTCTAATATTCATCTTTTGAAATTCCCCAAAACATATACCTCAACTTATATCGTTTCAAGGTATTGTATTTCTGTATTTTTGATATGCATTCAACTTCGAACACTTCGCTGTATACAAGGGTTCATATTAACCATATTCTTTATAATGCTTTTGGAGTATGTTACTTGAAGATACGACCTCTTAAATCCAGTTTAACAATGTTAAGTATTCAAATACATGCCATAAACCCAACTGGTCACTCTCTACGAAGTCTTCTTGattaaaatacatatcattATCATACCTCCTCTTATAAAATCATCCAAGAAATCTTCCCAAATAGCAGAATGGTATTCTAAAACATATTTATCCTTCGTGAAATGATGAAAAGCTGACACGACAACATCCTTGGGGTTACGAATGATGTGGATAATTTTTCCTGCATTTTCTATGTGTTCCTTCGGGAGGTATCGATAAGGTAGGTGGGTAGTTAAAACTCTTGGAGAGGAGATGGACTCCAGTGTCTTCAAATCCGGTAGAAAATCAAGAAATGAATGAAGGAGTTCATGAGAGATGTTCTGAGATTTCGACAAAAGTCGTGGAACTATCTCGTTCATCCAATGATTTCCTACAAAGAAAGTAAAAGTATAAAGTGAAATCACTCTATGTGTGACAATAATTAGTGCTGTCACAGTTAACGGAAAAGTCGGTTAACCGCGGTAAAAACACGTTCGGTTCGGTTTATATTTTCCTGATTTCGATGCAGTTTTGTTTTCGTTTTACAATATCCCATTTCGCTTGCTACACGTGCTATTTTTATCAATGTTATTGTAACCaatgaaaggggaagataaagaagagtgatcaatctcataactcctataagcctAAATTATaattaagcaatacaaaacagagttgggcaaacacatggacagacccctggatataccagaggtgtatgcgtaggaggagtgagcatcccctgccgaccggtaacacccgctgtgagcccaaTAAGATTTCAATTTCACGTAACATCGGTCATAGTAAAACGAAGAATGGCGACACGTGAAAAGAAATCGTGGGATTACTACAAGTAtagctttttaaaaatgcttgcCATCATTAGCAACAACTTCATAGAGTAAACTTGAATGATctctttgttttcattattgaaaTGTGCTGAAAAGGATATCCTTACAAAAGCAGCACCCCGAGTCTCATTGTATAAGATTTTCTTGACAAGTATAACCTTGGATATGGATGGTATTTGTACTAATCAAAAACTTGTTTCCCATATTAACACTGATTAAAGCCTCTATATCAATACAAAGAAAACTAGATTTTCAGTGtggttaataaaatatttttaagacTAGTAATGAAACAAAGCAAACAGGTTTgaattgctcaaattttcataaaattgttcTAATTGCACAAATAGTACACCTGTGAAATGTATTATTGAGAATGTGAGAGAATTCAATTATCTAGGCATTGTATTTTCCAGGTCAGGTTCTTTTTGCAAAGCTAAAAAAACATCTATGTGAACAAGCCCAGAAAGCTATGTATGGAGTAATAAGAAAAATTAGACAATTTATTTACTAGTTAAGTGCCTACTTGACCTGTTTGACAAAGTCGTTTTGCCTGTTTTAATATACGGGTGTGAGATTTGGGGATACGAACACTTGCAAATTATAGAAGTTCTCCATCTAAAATTTTTGAAACATGT contains:
- the LOC125682989 gene encoding sulfotransferase 1A1-like; protein product: MALTKPLPCVDGMFLPAFPHMLKDARQRLEDISNLSTRKDDIIIGSYPKSGNHWMNEIVPRLLSKSQNISHELLHSFLDFLPDLKTLESISSPRVLTTHLPYRYLPKEHIENAGKIIHIIRNPKDVVVSAFHHFTKDKYVLEYHSAIWEDFLDDFIRGDCAYISWFDQELEWEKVALQNPDSVLVLYYEDMHKNGLENVMRMSEFLGLPCDETFAKIVLNESTFKNVKEKKGSYYPIEFYRKGVIGDWKSKFTVAQNEKFDCIFKEKMKDSKLNIQFT